A genomic segment from Cyanobium sp. NIES-981 encodes:
- the sufD gene encoding Fe-S cluster assembly protein SufD: MLSTPVAPQGSVTTADWLAGLAGAPLPTRRQEDWRFTDLAALRRLQPCLADAAAAPWTVPALPEGISPLPPEDVVNHLDGCLAAAGCLDHWPVRLNRGACPAVLALRVCGAAAPLELGWDAAAGAGLQARRLLLVLEAGASLDLLQVIRASGPQALSLVVEVEMGAGSRLSLGTLAAGGDGQASLLAHTAVRQARESSLQLVTASVGWALLRQEPRIVQAEGEASTSLRALQLVKGDQIADTHSQVRFDGPAGTLDQLHKAVADERGHSIFNGAVQVPRAAQRTNASQLSRNLLLSDRARVDTKPELEIVADDVKCAHGATVTRLEREQLFYLQSRGIGAAQAAALLQRGFCEEVLRALPAAAAAHQPLQTLLGAA, encoded by the coding sequence ATGCTCTCGACTCCCGTGGCACCGCAGGGATCCGTCACCACGGCCGACTGGCTCGCCGGCCTGGCAGGAGCCCCCCTGCCCACCCGCCGCCAGGAGGACTGGCGCTTCACCGATCTGGCGGCGCTGCGGCGCCTGCAGCCCTGCCTCGCTGATGCGGCGGCTGCGCCCTGGACCGTGCCGGCTCTGCCGGAGGGGATCTCCCCGCTGCCCCCGGAAGACGTGGTGAACCACCTGGACGGCTGCCTCGCGGCCGCCGGCTGCCTGGACCACTGGCCGGTGCGCCTCAACCGGGGGGCCTGCCCGGCCGTGCTCGCCCTGCGGGTGTGCGGCGCCGCCGCCCCCCTGGAACTCGGCTGGGATGCGGCCGCCGGCGCCGGCCTGCAGGCCCGGCGTCTGCTGCTGGTGCTCGAAGCGGGCGCCAGCCTGGATCTGCTGCAGGTGATCCGGGCCTCGGGCCCGCAGGCGCTCAGCCTGGTGGTGGAAGTGGAGATGGGCGCCGGCAGCCGCCTCAGCCTGGGCACCCTCGCGGCCGGTGGCGATGGCCAGGCCAGCCTGCTGGCCCACACCGCGGTCCGTCAGGCCCGGGAGAGCAGCCTCCAGCTCGTGACGGCCAGCGTCGGCTGGGCGCTGCTGCGCCAGGAGCCCCGCATCGTGCAGGCCGAGGGGGAGGCCAGCACCAGCCTGCGGGCGCTTCAGCTCGTGAAGGGCGACCAGATCGCCGACACCCACAGCCAGGTGCGCTTCGATGGACCCGCCGGCACCCTGGACCAGCTGCACAAGGCCGTGGCCGACGAGCGGGGCCACAGCATCTTCAACGGGGCCGTGCAGGTGCCCCGTGCCGCCCAGCGCACCAACGCCTCCCAGCTGAGCCGCAACCTGCTGCTCTCCGACCGCGCCCGGGTGGACACCAAGCCGGAACTGGAGATCGTGGCCGACGACGTGAAGTGCGCCCATGGGGCCACGGTGACGCGGCTGGAGCGGGAGCAGCTCTTCTATCTGCAGAGCCGCGGCATCGGCGCCGCCCAGGCCGCCGCCCTGCTCCAGCGGGGCTTCTGCGAGGAGGTGCTGCGGGCGCTGCCCGCCGCCGCCGCCGCCCACCAGCCGCTGCAGACCCTGCTGGGAGCCGCCTGA
- the sufC gene encoding Fe-S cluster assembly ATPase SufC codes for MICPDAPVLLEIHDLHASVEDQPILKGVNLTIRAGEIHAVMGRNGSGKSTLSKVLAGHPAYTVTGGSVHYRGENLLDLDPEQRARVGLFLGFQYPVEIPGVSNLEFLRVSTNARRAERGEEELDTFAFEDVVKERLAVVQMDPAFLERSVNEGFSGGEKKRNEILQMALLEPVVAILDETDSGLDIDALRIVAGGVNHLAGPDNATLLITHYQRLLDLITPDHVHVMAAGRILRSGGKELALELERIGYDWVDEEIARLEGPAARQPVEVA; via the coding sequence GTGATCTGCCCCGACGCCCCGGTTCTGCTTGAGATCCACGACCTGCATGCCTCGGTGGAGGATCAGCCCATCCTCAAGGGGGTGAACCTCACCATCCGTGCCGGCGAGATCCATGCCGTGATGGGCCGCAATGGCAGCGGCAAGAGCACCCTCTCCAAGGTGCTGGCGGGCCACCCGGCTTACACCGTCACGGGCGGATCGGTGCACTACCGCGGTGAGAACCTGCTGGACCTGGATCCCGAGCAGCGGGCCCGGGTGGGCCTCTTCCTCGGCTTCCAGTATCCGGTGGAGATTCCCGGCGTCAGCAACCTCGAGTTTCTGCGGGTTTCCACCAATGCCCGCCGCGCCGAGCGCGGTGAGGAGGAGCTCGACACGTTCGCCTTCGAGGACGTCGTGAAGGAGCGGCTGGCGGTGGTGCAGATGGACCCCGCCTTCCTCGAGCGCAGCGTGAACGAGGGGTTCAGCGGTGGCGAGAAGAAGCGCAACGAGATTCTGCAGATGGCCCTGCTGGAACCCGTGGTGGCCATCCTCGACGAAACCGATTCGGGCCTCGACATCGACGCCCTGCGCATCGTGGCCGGAGGGGTGAACCATCTGGCCGGCCCCGACAACGCCACGCTGCTGATCACCCACTACCAGCGCCTGCTCGACCTGATCACCCCCGACCACGTGCACGTGATGGCCGCCGGCCGGATCCTGCGCAGCGGTGGCAAGGAGCTGGCGCTGGAGCTCGAGCGCATCGGCTACGACTGGGTGGACGAGGAGATCGCCCGGCTGGAGGGCCCGGCCGCCCGCCAGCCCGTGGAGGTGGCCTGA
- the sufB gene encoding Fe-S cluster assembly protein SufB, with amino-acid sequence MSTATVGDLVSQPYKYGFVTDIETDKIAKGLSEDVVRLISAKKNEPQFLLDFRLKAFRHWLTMEEPEWASLGYPKIDYQDIIYYAAPRQQEKKTSLDEVDPKLLETFDKLGIPLSEQKRLSNVAVDAVFDSVSIATTFREQLAEHGVIFCSISEAVKDHPELVEAYLGTVVPTNDNYFAALNSAVFSDGSFVFIPKGVECPMELSTYFRINSGDTGQFERTLIVAEEGASVSYLEGCTAPMFDTNQLHAAVVELVALDDASIKYSTVQNWYAGDENGVGGIYNFVTKRGHCRGDRSKISWTQVETGSAITWKYPSCVLQGADSVGEFYSVALTNNRQQADTGTKMIHVGPRTRSTIVSKGISAGHSSNSYRGLVQIGPKAVGARNYSQCDSMLIGDQAAANTYPYIRSQQPDAAVEHEASTCRISEDQLFYLQSRGIGFEEAVSMMVSGFCRDVFNQLPMEFAAEADKLLALKLEGSVG; translated from the coding sequence ATGTCCACTGCCACCGTCGGAGATCTGGTTTCGCAGCCGTATAAGTACGGCTTTGTCACCGACATCGAAACCGACAAGATTGCCAAGGGCCTCAGTGAGGACGTGGTGCGGCTCATCTCCGCCAAGAAGAATGAGCCTCAGTTTCTGCTTGATTTCAGGCTGAAGGCGTTTCGCCACTGGCTCACCATGGAGGAGCCGGAGTGGGCCTCCCTGGGGTATCCCAAGATCGACTATCAGGACATCATCTACTACGCCGCTCCCAGGCAGCAGGAGAAGAAGACCAGCCTCGATGAGGTGGATCCCAAGCTGCTGGAAACCTTCGACAAGCTCGGCATCCCCTTGAGCGAGCAGAAGCGGCTGTCCAACGTGGCCGTGGACGCGGTGTTCGACAGTGTGTCGATTGCCACCACCTTCAGGGAGCAGCTGGCCGAGCACGGCGTGATCTTCTGCTCCATCAGCGAGGCCGTGAAGGACCATCCCGAGCTGGTGGAGGCCTACCTGGGCACGGTGGTTCCCACCAACGACAACTATTTCGCCGCGCTCAATTCCGCGGTGTTCAGCGATGGCTCCTTTGTGTTCATTCCCAAGGGGGTCGAATGCCCGATGGAGCTCTCCACCTATTTCCGGATCAACTCCGGCGATACGGGCCAGTTTGAGCGCACGCTGATCGTGGCCGAGGAGGGCGCATCGGTCAGCTACCTAGAAGGTTGCACCGCGCCGATGTTCGACACCAACCAGCTGCACGCCGCTGTGGTGGAGCTCGTGGCTCTTGATGATGCCTCCATCAAGTATTCCACCGTGCAGAACTGGTATGCCGGGGATGAGAACGGCGTTGGCGGCATCTACAACTTCGTGACCAAGCGCGGCCACTGCCGCGGTGATCGCAGCAAGATCAGCTGGACCCAGGTGGAAACGGGTTCCGCCATCACCTGGAAGTACCCGAGCTGTGTGCTCCAGGGTGCCGATTCCGTGGGTGAGTTCTACTCCGTGGCCCTCACCAACAACCGCCAGCAGGCGGATACGGGCACCAAGATGATCCATGTGGGCCCCCGCACTCGCTCCACGATCGTGAGCAAGGGGATCAGTGCCGGCCATTCCTCGAACAGCTACCGCGGCTTGGTGCAGATCGGCCCCAAGGCCGTGGGTGCCCGCAACTACAGCCAGTGCGATTCGATGCTGATCGGCGATCAGGCCGCGGCCAACACCTACCCCTACATCCGTTCCCAGCAGCCCGATGCTGCCGTGGAGCATGAGGCGAGCACCTGCCGCATCTCCGAAGATCAGCTGTTCTACCTCCAGAGCCGTGGCATCGGTTTCGAAGAGGCCGTTTCGATGATGGTGAGCGGGTTCTGCCGCGATGTGTTCAACCAGCTGCCGATGGAATTCGCCGCCGAAGCCGACAAGCTGCTGGCCCTGAAGCTCGAGGGATCCGTGGGTTGA
- a CDS encoding ferredoxin-thioredoxin reductase catalytic domain-containing protein: protein MADTPASSSTPSADSLEVIRKFAETYAQRTGTYFCSDPGVTAVVLEGLARHKDELGGALCPCRHYEDKEAEVAQAFWNCPCVPMRERKECHCMLFLTEDNPFRGEKQTISLDDVKSLTAG, encoded by the coding sequence ATGGCCGACACCCCCGCGAGCAGCTCCACACCCAGCGCCGACAGCCTGGAGGTGATCCGCAAGTTCGCGGAGACCTACGCCCAGCGCACTGGAACCTATTTCTGCAGTGATCCCGGGGTCACGGCGGTGGTGCTCGAGGGCCTGGCCCGCCACAAGGACGAGCTGGGCGGTGCCCTCTGCCCCTGCCGCCACTACGAGGACAAGGAGGCGGAGGTGGCCCAGGCCTTCTGGAACTGCCCCTGTGTGCCGATGCGTGAGCGCAAGGAGTGCCACTGCATGCTCTTCCTCACGGAAGACAATCCGTTCCGGGGTGAAAAGCAGACCATCTCGCTCGACGACGTCAAATCCCTCACTGCCGGCTGA
- the sufR gene encoding iron-sulfur cluster biosynthesis transcriptional regulator SufR: MGSRSEGSGAEASGQAPASSPPPSPGSTREAALALLVRHGEATAAALAKSLGVSVQVMRRHLRSLEEEGLVASCTASDGPGRPTNRWHLTDRGQDQFPDGSEAFALGLLASIAQNLPADTLSLLLAQQGSQQARLYRRQVGDGCLQERLERLVDLRRREGYVAECSPHPDGQSWVIQEFHCSVMRIAEQFPCVCDQELRLIRETFPDCQVERVQWRLEKGHSCGFRLQPSQPG; this comes from the coding sequence GTGGGCTCGCGTTCCGAGGGCTCGGGTGCTGAGGCGAGCGGGCAGGCTCCGGCCTCGTCCCCTCCCCCCTCGCCGGGCTCCACCAGGGAAGCGGCCCTGGCGCTGCTGGTGCGCCACGGCGAAGCCACGGCTGCCGCCCTCGCCAAGAGCCTCGGGGTGTCGGTGCAGGTGATGCGGCGCCATCTTCGCAGCCTGGAGGAGGAAGGCCTGGTGGCCTCCTGTACCGCCTCCGACGGTCCGGGCCGCCCCACCAACCGGTGGCATCTCACAGACCGGGGCCAGGATCAGTTTCCTGATGGGAGCGAGGCCTTCGCCCTCGGCCTGCTGGCATCGATCGCCCAGAACCTCCCCGCCGACACCCTCAGCCTGCTGCTCGCCCAGCAGGGCAGCCAGCAGGCCAGGCTCTACAGGCGACAGGTGGGCGACGGCTGCCTTCAGGAGCGCCTCGAGCGGCTGGTGGATCTGCGGCGGCGCGAGGGGTACGTGGCCGAGTGCTCGCCCCACCCCGATGGCCAGTCGTGGGTGATCCAGGAATTCCACTGTTCCGTGATGCGCATCGCCGAGCAGTTCCCCTGCGTGTGCGATCAGGAGCTGCGACTGATTCGTGAAACCTTCCCCGACTGCCAGGTGGAACGGGTGCAGTGGCGCCTCGAGAAGGGTCACTCCTGCGGCTTCCGTCTCCAGCCCTCCCAACCCGGCTGA
- a CDS encoding DMT family transporter: MALGVAAALAAALCWTLASMLWRRLPTSLGAGQLNLLKNLLALAMLAPVLLLGGRGGWPEGGTAHPYGLLSLSGVLGIALGDSLFFAALRRLGTRRTLTFEAGGPGLTGAAAGLVLGEMPAPGQWLGIALISLALLLVARQSEEPPPGSLAAQQGAGLLLALGALLGGSGGALLARAALQGGLVTPMAAAAIRLAAASLVMLPLLPGLLQRLGRPQLGPWPSRRRWPLVLGATLLGTTAGIALQQLALSRLPAGLAVALLATAPVMAVLLARFEGDRPRAAGWLAAVSALVGVVLVVR, from the coding sequence GTGGCACTCGGTGTGGCGGCGGCCCTGGCGGCTGCCCTCTGCTGGACCCTCGCCAGCATGCTGTGGCGCCGCCTGCCCACCTCCCTGGGGGCCGGGCAGCTGAACCTGCTCAAGAACCTGCTGGCCCTGGCGATGCTTGCTCCCGTGCTGCTGCTCGGCGGCCGAGGCGGCTGGCCGGAGGGCGGCACAGCGCATCCCTATGGGTTGCTCAGCCTCAGTGGCGTTCTGGGCATCGCCCTGGGGGACAGCCTCTTCTTCGCCGCCCTGCGCCGCCTCGGCACCCGGCGCACGCTCACGTTCGAGGCGGGAGGCCCTGGCCTCACCGGGGCGGCCGCCGGACTGGTGCTGGGGGAAATGCCGGCCCCCGGGCAGTGGCTCGGCATCGCCCTGATCAGCCTCGCCCTGCTGCTGGTGGCCCGCCAGAGCGAGGAACCGCCGCCGGGATCGCTGGCGGCCCAGCAGGGCGCCGGACTGCTGCTCGCCCTGGGGGCGCTGTTGGGGGGCAGTGGCGGCGCGCTGCTGGCCCGGGCGGCACTCCAGGGCGGGCTGGTGACGCCGATGGCGGCCGCGGCGATCCGCCTGGCGGCCGCCAGCCTGGTGATGCTGCCCCTGCTGCCTGGCCTGCTGCAGCGCCTGGGCCGGCCCCAGCTCGGGCCCTGGCCATCCCGGCGCCGCTGGCCCCTGGTGCTGGGTGCCACCCTGCTGGGCACCACGGCCGGCATCGCCCTGCAGCAGCTGGCCCTCAGCCGCTTGCCGGCCGGTCTGGCCGTGGCCCTGCTGGCCACCGCGCCGGTGATGGCGGTGCTGCTGGCCCGCTTCGAGGGCGACCGTCCCCGCGCCGCCGGCTGGCTGGCGGCGGTCAGTGCTCTGGTCGGGGTGGTGCTGGTGGTGCGCTGA
- a CDS encoding phycobiliprotein lyase → MTEAIADAISFFRLSCGRWRSQRSSHHLLHRRAEAGGSWIEVVELDADDPRLIAVATLHGQDPAALVGGCRVTWNASMAWDKAGEAHEGDSVFGLIPTDPSGRTGLLLRDRGYAETAPVAGHFAMDERDGLLLTTSYETMNSLERFSFAGPNVRLRTSTVEGLSNTASFCVETRILASDAASPPAPAAPRAEATLSPLGW, encoded by the coding sequence GTGACCGAAGCCATCGCTGACGCCATCAGCTTTTTCCGGCTGAGCTGCGGCCGCTGGCGCTCCCAGCGCAGCAGCCACCACCTGCTGCACCGCCGCGCCGAGGCCGGGGGCTCCTGGATCGAGGTGGTGGAGCTGGACGCCGACGACCCCCGCCTGATCGCCGTGGCCACGCTGCACGGCCAGGATCCCGCTGCGCTGGTGGGCGGCTGCCGCGTCACCTGGAATGCCTCGATGGCCTGGGACAAGGCCGGGGAAGCCCACGAGGGCGACAGCGTGTTCGGCCTGATTCCCACCGACCCCAGCGGCCGCACCGGTCTGCTGCTGCGCGACCGGGGCTACGCGGAGACCGCTCCGGTGGCGGGACACTTCGCCATGGACGAGCGCGACGGCCTGCTGCTCACCACCAGCTACGAGACGATGAACAGCCTGGAGCGGTTCAGCTTCGCCGGCCCCAATGTGCGGCTGCGCACCAGCACCGTGGAGGGGCTCTCCAACACCGCCTCGTTCTGTGTGGAGACCCGGATCCTGGCGAGCGATGCCGCCTCGCCACCCGCTCCGGCCGCCCCCCGGGCCGAGGCGACCCTGTCTCCCCTGGGCTGGTGA
- a CDS encoding phycobilisome rod-core linker polypeptide — MALPLLKYAPTTQNSRVNALRVGSDEDPKAVSMEKAMDREDQNFVIEAAYRQIFFHAFKVDRDRTLESQLRDGQITVRDFIRSLCLSDTFTRSFYNLNSNYRVARHLVEKLLGRPTHGKSEEIAWSAVLMTRGVKGMVDDILDSQEYLEAFGYDTVPYHRNRVVGSRDLGETPFNITSPRYDAYYRSILGFPQVVYTGTVKAYPERARQRRGGFPEDYLPWVRSLPAMRATSAAASADINYLAKVPYRSIGR; from the coding sequence GTGGCCCTGCCCCTCCTGAAGTACGCGCCCACCACCCAGAACTCGCGCGTGAATGCTCTGCGGGTGGGTTCGGATGAGGACCCCAAGGCCGTTTCCATGGAGAAGGCCATGGATCGCGAAGATCAGAACTTCGTGATCGAAGCGGCCTACCGCCAGATTTTCTTCCACGCCTTCAAGGTGGACCGCGACCGCACCCTGGAGTCCCAGCTGCGGGACGGCCAGATCACGGTGCGGGACTTCATCCGCTCGCTCTGCCTCTCCGACACGTTCACCCGCAGCTTCTACAACCTCAACAGCAACTACCGGGTGGCCCGCCACCTGGTGGAGAAGCTGCTGGGCCGCCCCACCCACGGCAAATCCGAGGAGATCGCTTGGTCCGCCGTGCTCATGACCCGCGGCGTCAAGGGCATGGTGGACGACATCCTTGATTCTCAGGAATACCTGGAGGCCTTCGGCTACGACACGGTGCCCTACCACCGCAACCGCGTGGTGGGCAGCCGGGACCTGGGCGAAACCCCCTTCAACATCACCAGCCCCCGCTACGACGCCTACTACCGCAGCATCCTGGGCTTCCCCCAGGTGGTGTACACCGGCACGGTCAAGGCCTACCCGGAGCGCGCCCGTCAGCGCCGGGGCGGCTTCCCCGAGGACTACCTCCCCTGGGTGCGGAGCCTGCCGGCGATGCGCGCCACCAGCGCCGCGGCCTCGGCCGACATCAACTACCTGGCGAAGGTTCCCTACCGCAGCATCGGCCGGTAG